The following coding sequences lie in one Lolium perenne isolate Kyuss_39 chromosome 2, Kyuss_2.0, whole genome shotgun sequence genomic window:
- the LOC127335192 gene encoding indole-3-glycerol phosphate synthase, chloroplastic has protein sequence MEALATGSAPSRPGLPPPTRHSCLRRPKTLPSSNPTRRIIAAVPMDGTSGRPSAPLRCTPAETDAVATSSDQTEAETAAAAGATEQGNGVPAADAPAASIEGLDGIKIRRRPVTGPSVHHVGPFQFRLENEGNTPRNILEKIVWDKDVEVWQMKEKMPLYRLLGPLGSAPPARDFVAALTASYDRTALPALIAEVKKASPSRGVLRENFDPVEIAQAYEKNGAACLSVLTDRKYFQGSFENLEAIRNAGVKCPLLCKEFIIDAWQLYYARSKGADAVLLIAAVLPDRDINYMLKICKKLGMAALVEVHDEREMDRVLGIDGIQLIGINNRNLETFEVDISNTKKLLEGERGQLISQKDIIVVGESGLFTPDHISFVQNAGVKAVLVGESLIKQEDPGKAIAGLFGKDISPASSPV, from the exons ATGGAGGCGCTCGCTACCGGATCCGCGCCTTCCCGGCCAGGTCTCCCACCTCCCACCCGCCACTCCTGTCTCCGCCGCCCCAAAACCCTACCTTCCTCCAACCCCACCCGGCGCATCATCGCCGCCGTCCCCATGGACGGCACCTCCGGCCGCCCCTCAGCCCCTCTCCGCTGCACTCCCGCCGAGACG GACGCGGTGGCGACTagttcggaccagacggaggccgAGACGGCGGCCGCTGCCGGAGCCACCGAGCAGGGCAACGGGGTCCCGGCGGCCGACGCCCCCGCCGCTAGCATCGAGGGGCTCGACGGGATAAAGATCCGGAGGCGGCCGGTCACGGGCCCGTCCGTGCACCACGTGGGCCCGTTCCAGTTCCGCCTCGAGAACGAGGGCAACACCCCGCGCAACATCCTCGAGAAGATCGTCTGGGACAAGGACGTCGAGGTCTGGCAG ATGAAGGAGAAAATGCCGCTGTACAGGCTGCTAGGTCCGCTGGGCAGTGCGCCTCCCGCCAGGGACTTTGTCGCGGCGCTGACAGCGTCGTACGACCGGACTGCTCTGCCTGCCTTGATTGCGGAGGTCAAGAAGGCTTCGCCCAGCCGGGGGGTTCTTCGGGAGAATTTCGACCCG GTTGAGATCGCTCAAGCATACGAGAAAAACGGAGCAGCATGCTTAAGTGTTCTTACAGATAGAAAGTACTTTCAG GGAAGTTTTGAAAACTTGGAGGCTATACGCAATGCTGGAGTAAAG TGCCCTCTTCTGTGCAAAGAGTTCATCATCGATGCCTGGCAACTTTACTATGCGCGGTCAAAAGGAGCGGATGCTGTTCTTCTGATTGCTGCTGTGTTACCTGATCGCGATATCAATTATATGCTGAAAATATGCAAAAAACTTGGCATGGCTGCTTTAGTTGAG GTGCATGATGAAAGGGAAATGGACCGTGTTCTAGGGATAGATGGTATTCAGCTCATTGGCATCAATAATCGTAATCTTG AGACTTTTGAAGTTGATATCTCAAACACCAAAAAGCTTTTGGAGGGTGAACGAGGACAACTTATATCCCAGAAGGACATAATT GTTGTGGGGGAATCTGGACTGTTCACTCCTGACCATATTTCATTCGTTCAGAATGCTGGGGTCAAAGCG GTCCTAGTTGGGGAGTCCCTCATCAAGCAGGAGGATCCTGGGAAAGCAATCGCTGGGCTCTTTGGTAAAGACATCTCACCTGCGAGTAGCCCTGTGTAA
- the LOC139835284 gene encoding uncharacterized protein, which produces MGTRRSLHLSMLVLKTLLLMFYGASSTHCSMVHGNMTDLRSLLDFKEAIIDDPTGALRSWNVSIHHCMWLGVNCSTRHPGRVTALRLDYLNLTGQIAPSIGNLTFLRELNLTYNNFSGRLPPLNRLRKLDTLDVGGNFLQGNIEDALIALRECSKLERLDLSSNMLVGPIPASLGNLSFLRELRLSDNHFSGQLPPLNRLTKLEIFFLRGTSLQGSIQDSLVSLKNCSKLQWLDLSFNMLEGSIPRNIDYLSNLVGILLSENNISGVIPPTFSNITHLQYILLDDNQLEGNIPEELGQLVDMVVIRLGRNMLSGRVPTTLFNLSHLEELYLSSNMLSGAVPSDIGDMVPSLQYLILRDNNLEGHIPDSLGNASELQAIDLSYNYFTGPFPSSVGKLRKLQDLILDSNKFKARDSQSWEFLSALSNCPDLRILYLYGNQLHGVLPNSIGNLSSTLQGLDLGANNLCGTVPPSIGALKNLENIRLRGNKFIGTIPHSIGNLAKLKRLDLSDNQFDGW; this is translated from the coding sequence ATGGGCACCCGGCGATCCCTGCATCTTAGCATGCTTGTGCTAAAAACACTTTTACTGATGTTTTATGGAGCTAGCAGCACCCATTGCTCCATGGTTCATGGTAACATGACGGATCTACGTTCACTGCTTGATTTCAAAGAGGCCATCATAGATGACCCGACAGGAGCCTTGCGCTCTTGGAATGTCAGCATCCACCACTGTATGTGGTTAGGCGTCAACTGCAGCACAAGGCACCCGGGGCGCGTTACAGCGCTGAGACTCGACTACCTGAATTTGACAGGCCAAATTGCGCCCTCTATAGGAAACCTAACCTTCCTTAGAGAACTTAACCTAACCTATAATAACTTCTCTGGCCGGTTGCCCCCTCTAAACCGCCTTAGAAAATTAGACACCCTTGATGTAGGCGGCAACTTTTTGCAGGGGAACATTGAAGATGCACTAATTGCACTTAGAGAGTGTTCCAAACTCGAGCGGCTAGACCTCTCATCTAACATGCTTGTGGGTCCAATCCCAGCCTCTCTTGGAAACCTAAGCTTCCTTAGGGAACTTAGGTTATCCGACAATCACTTTTCTGGCCAACTGCCCCCTCTCAATCGTCTTACAAAATTAGAGATATTTTTTCTAAGGGGGACCTCACTGCAGGGGAGTATTCAAGATTCACTAGTTTCACTTAAAAATTGTTCCAAACTCCAGTGGTTAGACCTCTCCTTTAACATGCTAGAAGGTTCAATTCCCCGGAACATTGATTACCTTTCCAATCTAGTGGGAATCTTACTTTCGGAAAATAACATCAGCGGAGTCATCCCGCCAACCTTCAGCAATATCACACACTTACAATATATATTACTTGACGACAATCAGCTCGAGGGAAACATTCCTGAAGAGCTTGGGCAACTGGTGGATATGGTGGTCATCAGGCTCGGTAGGAACATGCTATCGGGTAGAGTTCCAACAACATTGTTTAATCTATCCCATCTTGAAGAACTATACTTGAGTTCAAATATGTTAAGCGGGGCAGTGCCATCGGACATCGGCGATATGGTCCCCAGCCTGCAATATCTTATATTGCGTGATAACAATCTTGAAGGCCACATCCCAGATTCATTGGGAAATGCTTCAGAGCTGCAAGCGATTGACTTGTCATATAATTATTTCACTGGCCCATTTCCTAGTTCTGTAGGTAAACTTCGTAAACTACAAGATCTAATCCTTGACAGCAACAAGTTTAAAGCAAGAGACAGCCAAAGCTGGGAGTTTTTAAGTGCACTGAGCAATTGTCCTGATCTACGGATACTATATTTATATGGAAATCAACTACATGGAGTTCTACCAAATTCGATTGGCAATCTATCCAGCACACTTCAAGGACTAGATTTAGGTGCAAACAACTTGTGTGGGACCGTCCCACCGAGTATTGGGGCCCTAAAGAACCTAGAAAATATACGTCTTCGAGGAAACAAATTTATTGGAACAATACCGCACTCAATTGGCAATCTGGCCAAGTTAAAGAGACTCGATCTTTCAGACAACCAGTTTGACGGTTGGTAG